In Parasphingorhabdus halotolerans, a single window of DNA contains:
- a CDS encoding PilZ domain-containing protein, producing the protein MIRNTTFGKLGKRAVPRLDIAIDGGLQTTGYSEQCRVENVSRTGCRLHLEREPRLGTTVMIRIERIETLGDVSWVRDGRCGVTFADPLKPTELERLRWIVNHAETHEKNVVNSATAIWR; encoded by the coding sequence ATGATCAGGAACACCACATTCGGCAAGCTGGGCAAGCGCGCGGTGCCGCGGCTTGATATTGCTATTGATGGCGGGTTGCAGACGACCGGCTATTCCGAGCAGTGCCGGGTGGAAAATGTCTCGCGGACCGGATGCCGCCTGCATCTGGAGCGCGAACCCCGTCTGGGCACCACGGTGATGATCCGCATCGAGCGGATCGAGACGCTGGGTGATGTCAGCTGGGTCAGGGATGGCCGCTGCGGCGTGACCTTTGCTGATCCGCTGAAACCCACCGAACTCGAGCGGTTGCGCTGGATCGTCAACCATGCCGAAACACACGAGAAAAACGTAGTGAATTCCGCCACCGCAATCTGGCGCTGA
- a CDS encoding ribonuclease E/G translates to MADFQNGWLFEAGIGENRAMLIENGQCTRIFIERESDIARAGAVVDAKFNDQWVAGKSGIVVLESGEEALLQPLPKGLTEGSSMRVEVVREAMAERGGQMKRAKVKPAPDGAMLRSGPDLMAWMEASGQVLKQLHPHDTDHFAERGWHEAIEQAGSGRIEFEGGTLLFSLTPAMTVIDVDGPLPPFELAKRAAREVALALVRLDITGNVGVDFPTLEAKAERNAAAVIFDEHMTADCERTAINGFGFMQIVSRKTRASVPEIVQSDKVLTATLALLRQAERSGGSGSMDIKVHPAIAAKLAQRQHWLDKLAKRTGRAVSVEASGSIAINGGSVS, encoded by the coding sequence ATGGCTGATTTTCAAAACGGTTGGCTGTTTGAGGCCGGGATCGGTGAGAACCGGGCCATGCTGATTGAAAATGGCCAGTGCACAAGAATATTCATAGAGCGCGAAAGCGATATCGCTCGGGCAGGCGCCGTTGTCGATGCCAAATTCAACGACCAATGGGTCGCTGGAAAATCCGGTATCGTGGTTCTGGAAAGTGGTGAGGAAGCTTTACTGCAGCCTTTGCCGAAGGGCCTGACCGAGGGCAGTTCGATGCGCGTTGAAGTGGTGCGTGAGGCAATGGCCGAACGCGGAGGACAGATGAAACGGGCCAAGGTTAAGCCCGCTCCAGACGGCGCAATGTTGCGTTCTGGGCCGGATTTGATGGCATGGATGGAGGCTTCCGGGCAGGTTTTGAAACAGCTCCATCCGCATGATACTGATCATTTCGCAGAGCGCGGCTGGCACGAGGCGATAGAGCAGGCCGGATCCGGACGGATTGAATTTGAAGGTGGTACATTGCTGTTTTCACTCACGCCGGCGATGACGGTGATTGACGTAGATGGTCCGTTGCCGCCGTTTGAACTGGCCAAACGGGCGGCGCGAGAAGTGGCGCTGGCATTGGTCCGGCTCGATATCACGGGGAATGTCGGAGTCGATTTTCCAACATTGGAGGCCAAGGCGGAGCGCAATGCGGCTGCGGTGATATTCGATGAGCATATGACAGCGGATTGTGAACGCACGGCGATAAATGGTTTCGGTTTCATGCAGATTGTCAGCCGTAAAACGCGCGCTTCCGTGCCGGAGATTGTGCAATCAGACAAGGTGTTGACTGCCACTCTTGCGTTACTGCGCCAGGCGGAACGAAGCGGTGGCAGTGGTTCGATGGATATCAAGGTCCACCCGGCGATTGCGGCGAAATTGGCACAACGCCAGCATTGGCTGGATAAATTGGCCAAGCGCACGGGCAGGGCGGTTTCGGTGGAAGCCAGCGGAAGTATTGCAATCAATGGCGGGTCGGTGAGCTAG
- the infA gene encoding translation initiation factor IF-1: MAKEELLEMKGMVRELLPNAMFRVELENGHEILGHTAGKMRKNRIRVLVGDEVLCELTPYDLTKGRITYRFK; this comes from the coding sequence ATGGCAAAAGAAGAGCTACTAGAAATGAAGGGAATGGTTCGCGAACTGCTCCCCAATGCGATGTTCCGGGTCGAACTGGAAAACGGTCACGAAATTTTGGGTCACACCGCAGGTAAAATGCGCAAAAACCGTATCCGTGTGCTGGTTGGTGACGAAGTGCTTTGCGAACTGACACCTTATGACCTTACCAAGGGTCGTATCACCTATCGCTTTAAATAG
- a CDS encoding Maf family protein yields MTRLVLASSSPRRLELLGRLGVTPDRTISPDIDETPHKAELPRDYVLRMALEKAVAVKRAADEILIAGDTTVAVGRRILGQAADAAEQRKFLELISGRRHHVMTSVCVIAADGKPRTKLSDSIVKFKRFETREIEAYIGSGEGDGKAGGYAIQGQAEAFVTWMSGSYSGIMGLPLYETRNLLISSGYPVA; encoded by the coding sequence GTGACGCGGCTCGTTCTTGCATCGTCCAGTCCAAGACGTCTGGAGTTGCTTGGCCGTCTGGGCGTTACGCCAGACCGGACGATCTCTCCCGATATTGACGAAACCCCACACAAGGCAGAGCTGCCGCGTGACTATGTTCTGCGCATGGCCCTGGAAAAGGCTGTTGCGGTCAAACGTGCGGCGGATGAAATACTGATCGCAGGTGATACTACAGTGGCTGTTGGCCGCAGAATATTGGGGCAGGCAGCAGATGCTGCCGAGCAGCGCAAATTTCTTGAGCTTATCAGTGGGCGGCGTCATCACGTGATGACCTCGGTTTGTGTGATTGCTGCTGATGGCAAGCCGCGGACAAAATTATCCGATAGCATTGTGAAATTCAAACGCTTCGAAACGCGCGAGATTGAGGCTTATATCGGATCCGGTGAAGGCGATGGCAAGGCCGGTGGCTATGCTATTCAGGGCCAAGCTGAGGCCTTTGTGACATGGATGTCCGGCAGTTATAGCGGGATCATGGGGCTGCCGCTGTACGAAACGCGCAATTTGCTGATTTCATCAGGTTATCCCGTTGCTTGA
- a CDS encoding TonB-dependent receptor plug domain-containing protein yields MKIPSPKLFLTSATALSTSLASPVFAQSADEGIYENDEIVVIAERPRGSVNSDIPPIEELSEQDIASYGASSIQDLVEALSTSTTSSRGRGSGRPIVLINGQRTSGFREIRDLPPEAIKTVQVFPEELALQYGYRPDQRVINFVLKDGYFGFSSEAEYGVPTRGDQGQLELESTITSIGENSRMNVNVEYQNKTAITEAERDIIQDTASALVGLGDFRTLVAPSDNFEINAVYSRNFSSGTSLSVNGNYIYDQSRRLLGLPGGTLTLPGGDNLFRYFTEFGPLRRNVLTNTGNFGATLNGSLSEWRWSLTADYAREQTDTSTDRSSDSPALQAAILAGTADPLAASFGPLLTAPRTDEARSVSQTLNSLATMAGTLATIPSGAITATIRGGYNRQDLNSRDITAGIVTNTDLGRDNLSTGINIEIPLADENIDVEEAIGKLSINGNIGYSELSDFGGLLEFGFGLNWEPLDGLVFTASAIGEEAAPTISQLGNPVIVTPNVNVFDFTRGESVLASITTGGNPNLLAEKRRDIKLAVNYRPKWLDGLTILTEYFRNNSTNVASSFPLLTPEIEAAFPDRVTRDASGQLIAIDQRPVSYSNVSSERIRYGIDFSKQFGERGGRVGFGRGGGPGGGPGSGPGGERGAGGGRPDGAAGGRPEGAGDNAAGSTEKPEGTPPADGARAEARPGGGPGGARAGSGPRGTGGRPSGGRWQLSAYHTIRLEDRILIRPGVQELDLLKGSAIGSSGGSPRHEFELSGGWFNNGIGFRVEGKHQTATRVDGGALGGSDLRFSDLTTLNLRMFINLDDRGSLTEKVKFFKGSRIAFRFDNIFDDIQDIRDAGGLVPLNYQRGFVDPVGRYVEVSFRKRF; encoded by the coding sequence ATGAAAATCCCCTCCCCCAAACTGTTCCTTACAAGTGCGACAGCTCTATCCACCAGCCTTGCCAGCCCCGTCTTCGCACAGTCGGCCGACGAGGGCATTTACGAAAATGACGAAATCGTGGTGATCGCGGAACGTCCTCGCGGATCTGTAAATTCCGATATTCCTCCGATTGAGGAACTGAGCGAGCAAGATATTGCGAGCTACGGGGCGTCTTCGATACAGGATCTGGTGGAAGCCCTTTCGACCTCCACCACATCCAGCCGCGGGCGCGGTAGCGGTCGGCCGATTGTTCTGATCAACGGCCAGCGCACCTCCGGCTTTCGCGAAATCCGTGATTTGCCGCCGGAAGCAATCAAAACCGTACAGGTCTTCCCGGAAGAGCTTGCCCTTCAATATGGCTACCGGCCCGACCAGCGGGTCATCAATTTCGTACTCAAGGATGGATATTTCGGATTCAGTTCAGAAGCGGAATATGGCGTTCCGACACGCGGCGATCAGGGTCAGCTTGAGCTGGAATCAACAATTACCAGCATCGGCGAGAACAGCCGCATGAATGTGAATGTCGAATATCAGAACAAGACCGCGATCACCGAAGCCGAACGCGATATCATTCAAGATACCGCCAGTGCGCTCGTTGGCCTTGGTGATTTCAGGACGCTTGTCGCGCCGTCGGACAATTTCGAAATCAACGCTGTGTACAGCCGCAACTTCAGCAGCGGTACTTCGCTCTCGGTGAACGGCAATTACATCTATGACCAATCCCGCCGATTATTGGGGCTCCCCGGCGGCACTTTGACCCTGCCCGGCGGCGATAATCTATTCCGCTACTTTACCGAATTTGGCCCGCTGAGACGCAATGTATTGACTAATACAGGCAATTTCGGTGCGACGCTCAATGGATCGCTGTCGGAATGGCGTTGGTCGCTGACCGCTGATTATGCCCGCGAACAAACGGACACATCAACAGACCGTTCCAGCGACAGCCCGGCGCTGCAAGCTGCGATATTGGCCGGAACCGCCGATCCGCTGGCAGCAAGCTTTGGCCCGCTGTTGACCGCCCCGCGCACGGATGAGGCGCGATCCGTCAGCCAGACACTCAACAGTCTGGCGACCATGGCCGGCACGCTGGCGACTATCCCTTCCGGCGCGATTACCGCAACGATCCGCGGCGGCTACAACCGGCAAGACCTCAATAGCCGCGACATTACCGCTGGCATTGTCACCAACACCGATCTGGGCCGCGATAATCTGAGCACCGGCATCAATATAGAAATTCCGCTCGCCGACGAGAATATTGATGTGGAGGAAGCGATTGGCAAGCTCTCGATCAATGGCAATATCGGCTATTCAGAATTGTCGGATTTCGGCGGATTGCTCGAATTTGGCTTCGGCCTGAACTGGGAACCGCTGGACGGACTGGTGTTCACCGCATCGGCCATTGGCGAGGAAGCCGCACCGACGATCTCCCAGCTTGGTAATCCGGTCATTGTGACGCCGAATGTGAATGTGTTTGATTTCACTCGCGGCGAATCCGTGCTGGCATCGATCACCACCGGCGGCAACCCGAACCTGCTTGCCGAAAAACGTCGCGATATCAAGCTGGCGGTCAACTATCGGCCCAAATGGCTGGATGGGCTGACTATCCTGACCGAATATTTCCGCAACAACAGCACCAATGTCGCCTCCAGTTTCCCCCTGCTAACGCCAGAGATCGAGGCTGCCTTCCCGGATCGCGTCACCCGGGATGCGAGCGGTCAATTGATCGCCATCGATCAGCGGCCAGTGAGTTACAGCAATGTTAGCAGCGAGCGCATTCGTTACGGGATCGATTTCTCCAAGCAATTTGGTGAACGCGGCGGCAGAGTTGGCTTTGGGCGTGGTGGCGGGCCCGGTGGTGGGCCTGGTAGCGGGCCTGGTGGCGAGCGTGGCGCAGGCGGTGGCCGACCGGATGGTGCGGCGGGCGGCAGACCGGAAGGCGCTGGCGATAACGCCGCTGGTTCGACCGAAAAACCGGAAGGCACCCCTCCTGCTGACGGTGCCCGAGCAGAAGCGCGGCCCGGCGGTGGACCGGGTGGAGCCAGAGCAGGTAGCGGTCCGCGTGGCACAGGCGGCAGACCGAGCGGCGGGCGCTGGCAGCTATCCGCCTATCACACCATCCGCCTGGAAGACCGCATCCTGATCCGCCCCGGCGTGCAGGAGCTGGATTTGCTGAAAGGCTCAGCCATCGGCTCCTCCGGCGGCAGCCCGCGCCATGAATTTGAACTGAGCGGCGGCTGGTTTAACAACGGCATAGGCTTCCGCGTGGAAGGCAAACACCAGACCGCGACGCGGGTTGACGGCGGCGCTCTTGGCGGCTCTGACCTGCGCTTTTCGGACCTGACGACGCTCAATCTGAGGATGTTCATCAACCTCGATGATCGCGGTTCGCTGACCGAGAAGGTGAAGTTTTTCAAGGGCAGCCGGATTGCCTTCCGGTTCGACAATATTTTTGACGATATCCAGGACATACGCGATGCGGGCGGGCTGGTACCGCTCAATTACCAGCGCGGTTTTGTCGATCCTGTCGGGCGCTATGTCGAGGTGAGTTTCCGCAAGCGGTTTTAG
- a CDS encoding glycine zipper 2TM domain-containing protein — MRNILMSLAAASLVVPTATAFADPPNHAKAHGYYKVKNKHKNRYDDRGRYYEPQALRRDDRIWRGNDGRYHCKRDNGTTGLIIGGAVGALLGRELDGGRDRTVGTLLGAAGGALLGREIDRGGLKCR; from the coding sequence ATGCGCAATATTCTGATGTCACTCGCCGCCGCTTCATTGGTGGTCCCAACCGCCACCGCCTTCGCCGATCCGCCTAACCATGCCAAGGCGCATGGCTATTACAAGGTGAAGAACAAGCACAAGAATAGATATGATGATCGCGGGCGCTATTATGAGCCACAGGCTCTGCGCCGCGATGACCGTATCTGGCGCGGGAATGATGGCCGCTATCATTGCAAACGCGACAATGGCACGACCGGATTGATTATCGGCGGTGCGGTCGGTGCTCTGCTTGGGCGGGAGCTTGATGGCGGGCGGGATCGTACTGTCGGTACATTATTGGGTGCCGCTGGCGGCGCGCTCCTTGGCCGCGAAATTGATCGCGGTGGGCTCAAGTGCCGATAA